A DNA window from Helianthus annuus cultivar XRQ/B chromosome 15, HanXRQr2.0-SUNRISE, whole genome shotgun sequence contains the following coding sequences:
- the LOC110910679 gene encoding pentatricopeptide repeat-containing protein At1g09410, mitochondrial, which produces MFEHGLLSMFLASVSHCNRMLSRAKIQNITRYISTNILNSPSIQSVYSSNLRISSLSSQGKMDLARKLFDEMPKRDIVSWNSLITGYWKNGHMGESKSLFDAMPERNIVSWNSMIAGCIECGSIDAAFEYFSQMPERNIASWNVMIAGFVRFGMIDNALKVFDEMPRRNVISYTAMIDGYGQIGEVDKARRLFESMPVRNEVSWTVMISAYVESNRFDEARELFGRMPCKNVVAVTAMITGCCKEGKMEDARVLFEQIRHKDDVSYNAMITGYAQNGRGEEALRLLVDMIRSRLRPDQYTLVSILVACSGLASLTEGKQTHALVFKHRLDTHVSVANALITMYSKCGSLPEIELVFEHICAPNIVSWNTIIAAFAQHGLYEKALGFFKKIELHGIEPDGVTFLSLLSACGHAGMVKESLYWFDSMKNTYKVAPRREHYACLIDILGRSGQVETAYKMIQEMPFEADLGVWGALLAGCRFSLNIELAELAAREIMRLDPKNSGAYVMLSNIYAAAGLWRKVSRVRRLMKENEVKKQTAFSWMEIDNTVQYFVGGDVSHIAIDEIHTVIVQLYSQMKAMEYIT; this is translated from the exons ATGTTTGAACATGGGTTACTTTCAATGTTTTTAGCTTCTGTTAGTCATTGTAACCGTATGCTTTCGCGGGCAAAAATTCAAAACATCACTCGTTATATCTCCACAAACATTCTAAATTCCCCTTCAATTCAAAGTGTATATTCTTCAAAtctcagaatcagcagcctctcTAGTCAAGGGAAAATGGACCTTGCACGCAAGCTGTTCGACGAAATGCCTAAACGAGATATTGTTTCTTGGAACTCACTCATCACGGGCTACTGGAAAAACGGGCATATGGGAGAGTCCAAGAGCCTATTCGATGCAATGCCGGAGAGAAACATAGTGTCTTGGAACTCCATGATCGCGGGTTGCATCGAATGTGGGAGCATAGATGCTGCATTTGAGTATTTTAGCCAAATGCCGGAGAGAAACATCGCGTCGTGGAATGTTATGATCGCCGGGTTTGTTCGGTTTGGAATGATCGATAATGCGTtgaaggtgtttgatgaaatgccaaGGAGGAATGTGATATCTTATACCGCTATGATTGATGGGTATGGACAGATTGGGGAGGTTGATAAAGCTAGGCGGTTGTTTGAGTCAATGCCGGTTCGTAATGAAGTTTCGTGGACTGTGATGATCAGCGCGTATGTGGAGAGTAATCGGTTTGATGAGGCTAGAGAGCTCTTTGGTCGGATGCCTTGCAAGAATGTAGTTGCTGTGACCGCGATGATTACTGGTTGTTGTAAGGAGGGAAAGATGGAAGATGCTAGAGTGTTGTTTGAGCAAATCCGACACAAAGATGATGTTTCGTATAATGCTATGATAACAG GTTACGCTCAAAACGGAAGAGGTGAGGAAGCACTAAGACTACTAGTAGATATGATACGTAGTCGGTTAAGACCAGATCAATACACTCTTGTTTCGATTCTTGTTGCATGTTCCGGTCTTGCTTCACTAACAGAAGGCAAACAAACTCATGCACTTGTATTCAAACATAGGCTTGACACTCACGTTTCTGTAGCCAATGCTTTGATCACTATGTACAGCAAATGCGGGTCTCTTCCGGAGATTGAGTTGGTTTTTGAACATATTTGTGCTCCGAATATTGTTTCTTGGAACACAATCATTGCTGCTTTTGCACAGCATGGACTGTATGAGAAAGCTCTCGGTTTTTTTAAGAAGATTGAATTGCATGGAATTGAACCAGACGGGGTCACGTTTCTTAGCCTGCTGTCTGCTTGCGGTCATGCTG GTATGGTGAAGGAGAGTTTATATTGGTTTGACTCGATGAAAAACACTTACAAGGTGGCACCGAGGCGTGAGCACTacgcttgtttgatcgatatatTGGGTCGATCCGGTCAAGTTGAGACCGCGTATAAGATGATTCAAGAGATGCCGTTTGAAGCCGACTTGGGAGTGTGGGGTGCGCTTCTTGCAGGGTGTCGTTTTAGTTTGAATATCGAGTTAGCTGAATTAGCCGCACGGGAAATCATGAGGTTGGATCCTAAAAACTCGGGGGCTTACGTTATGTTGTCTAATATTTACGCTGCAGCTGGTTTGTGGAGAAAAGTGAGTCGAGTGAGACGTTTGATGAAGGAAAATGAAGTGAAGAAGCAAACGGCGTTTAGTTGGATGGAGATCGACAACACGGTGCAGTATTTTGTGGGAGGAGATGTATCGCATATAGCTATTGATGAGATTCACACTGTTATTGTACAACTTTACTCACAGATGAAAGCCATGGAGTATATTACTTAG